The bacterium sequence TTGCAAATTTTCTGACATAAGTTTGACACGATTTATTTGTTCCGGATATGTTAGTCGCTCATTGACTGGATTGGGCAAAATATATGCACGCATATTATCTCTTCTTCCGAAAACCATTGCAGCTACCATGGCCGTATAATCTGCAGTATCTTTTTTAGAAATTGCCAGGTCAACTCCAATTGCGGTATAGCGATAATCACCGTCCCACTGTTTTGGTAATTTAGGATAATATTGAATCCAATCAGGATGTACCACTCGTTCTTGATCAATGATGATGCGGAGCAGATATTCTCGTTGCCATGATGCTTCTGAAGCAATACTTCGTTTAAGAGTTTCTATCTGTGCCATACTGGGAAATTTTCCCGGCCATGTAATATTCTTGTTTTCATCGATCAACGGATACCAATAAAACTTGCCATCGAGATTTTTATGATCAATTCGTTCTTTGAGACGCATCAGAAGGGAATCATCATGAAGTAAATTTCCGATGAGGATCATTTTTGTGATCCCCGGTTGTCCTGCAGGCACGACTTCACCCGTGAGCCAACCGAATGTGCGGTCGCGTCCTTCTTTTGTTTTGACCGAATTTAAATCTTCGACGTCATCACAAATTATTAAATCGGGACGGTATTGTTGGTTACGAATACCACGAATGCTTTGTTCGCTAGAGGCGACGGTGATACGAGCGTTGTATTTCGGAATCACAATAGATCCTAAACCCCACTGATCAGTGTCTTCTTCAAAAGCAACAAAATCAGAACGCAGAAGATCATTGGTTTCCAGCTCACGTCGCAGGTTCATCATGTGATATCTTGCCTGTGCTTGAGTCTGTGACAAAATCAAAACGAATTTACAT is a genomic window containing:
- the terL gene encoding phage terminase large subunit, with translation MNNLNQINPIQEIIASRAVRTNLAFNSHEWFFAIYLQHYLTNPTAPMHKDFFSITENTNEKLSVIVAFRGSGKSTIMTLSYPIWAIIGVMQCKFVLILSQTQAQARYHMMNLRRELETNDLLRSDFVAFEEDTDQWGLGSIVIPKYNARITVASSEQSIRGIRNQQYRPDLIICDDVEDLNSVKTKEGRDRTFGWLTGEVVPAGQPGITKMILIGNLLHDDSLLMRLKERIDHKNLDGKFYWYPLIDENKNITWPGKFPSMAQIETLKRSIASEASWQREYLLRIIIDQERVVHPDWIQYYPKLPKQWDGDYRYTAIGVDLAISKKDTADYTAMVAAMVFGRRDNMRAYILPNPVNERLTYPEQINRVKLMSENLQDAKLFIEDVGYQKSLVQDLEQQGYEAEGVQVHGDDKRARLATITHHIQSGKILFPEHGAENLINQLTGFGTEKHDDLADAFSILGHKIIENDTRCARGFTFKPIGL